One Triticum dicoccoides isolate Atlit2015 ecotype Zavitan chromosome 5B, WEW_v2.0, whole genome shotgun sequence genomic window carries:
- the LOC119307568 gene encoding uncharacterized protein LOC119307568 isoform X3 — protein sequence MAWRGAASRTVLAAVRRPAPSAAVGGLRAPPPFAAPRRRIPSPFPPSHSTSPLGAARPLAAMMGSPLTAAVVLGRMTAHPSASARACCELSQGNGKDG from the exons ATGGCGTGGCGCGGCGCTGCGTCCCGCACCGTTCTTGCCGCGGTCCGCCGCCCGGCACCCTCCGCCGCGGTCGGCGGCCTCCGCGCCCCTCCTCCCTTCGCGGCCCCGCGCCGccggatcccttcccccttccccccctCCCACTCCACCTCCCCGCTCGGGGCCGCACG GCCCCTGGCGGCCATGATGGGGTCGCCGCTGACGGCGGCGGTCGTGCTAGGGCGGATGACGGCGCACCCGTCGGCCAGCGCCCGGGCCTGCTGCGAGCTCTCCCAGG GGAATGGAAAAGATGGGTGA
- the LOC119307568 gene encoding uncharacterized protein LOC119307568 isoform X4 has translation MAWRGAASRTVLAAVRRPAPSAAVGGLRAPPPFAAPRRRIPSPFPPSHSTSPLGAARPLAAMMGSPLTAAVVLGRMTAHPSASARACCELSQGT, from the exons ATGGCGTGGCGCGGCGCTGCGTCCCGCACCGTTCTTGCCGCGGTCCGCCGCCCGGCACCCTCCGCCGCGGTCGGCGGCCTCCGCGCCCCTCCTCCCTTCGCGGCCCCGCGCCGccggatcccttcccccttccccccctCCCACTCCACCTCCCCGCTCGGGGCCGCACG GCCCCTGGCGGCCATGATGGGGTCGCCGCTGACGGCGGCGGTCGTGCTAGGGCGGATGACGGCGCACCCGTCGGCCAGCGCCCGGGCCTGCTGCGAGCTCTCCCAGG GTACTTGA
- the LOC119307568 gene encoding uncharacterized protein LOC119307568 isoform X2: MAWRGAASRTVLAAVRRPAPSAAVGGLRAPPPFAAPRRRIPSPFPPSHSTSPLGAARPLAAMMGSPLTAAVVLGRMTAHPSASARACCELSQGNGDDG; this comes from the exons ATGGCGTGGCGCGGCGCTGCGTCCCGCACCGTTCTTGCCGCGGTCCGCCGCCCGGCACCCTCCGCCGCGGTCGGCGGCCTCCGCGCCCCTCCTCCCTTCGCGGCCCCGCGCCGccggatcccttcccccttccccccctCCCACTCCACCTCCCCGCTCGGGGCCGCACG GCCCCTGGCGGCCATGATGGGGTCGCCGCTGACGGCGGCGGTCGTGCTAGGGCGGATGACGGCGCACCCGTCGGCCAGCGCCCGGGCCTGCTGCGAGCTCTCCCAGG GAAATGGGGATGATGGTTGA
- the LOC119305234 gene encoding B3 domain-containing protein Os12g0592300-like, producing MMVDEKGRCGRCREWQEHYYWEHMEDVSKISFFKLMTGDFQQRISIPEKIANNFIGKISTGGFTLKAPSGEEWRVGGEKIADELFFMPGWEEFAKAHELQENDLLLFKCSGNGSFDVLIFDPSGCEKVSCFFANKKGTSMHKQFTNIVGQQGEEHCMLSDSEEASMPLSEPVGRPHKASTSKKPSKQSQYKFAASPHSLLLCGIDDTESPKNNNYFLKNEAVEEEEESDDHHTESDYYYYSRFANCLTEDEREEIFGLIVPSKFAADHLEGRSHEMLLLRPNRKEKWYLKYYHGSVTRGFNCRRWSKFVRDNRLREGYVCVFELMKGARKATMTVHVLRKADGKFVLLG from the exons ATGATGGTGGATGAGAAGGGAAGGTGTGGGAGGTGCAGGGAGTGGCAGGAGCACTACTACTGGGAGCACATGGAGGATGTGAGCAAGATCAGCTTCTTCAAGCTCATGACAGGAGATTTTCAGCAGCGGATT AGCATACCAGAGAAGATTGCCAACAATTTCATCGGGAAGATCTCCACTGGAGGATTCACCCTCAAAGCACCAAGCGGCGAGGAATGGCGCGTTGGTGGCGAAAAGATTGCTGATGAGCTGTTCTTCATGCCAGGATGGGAGGAATTTGCCAAGGCTCACGAACTGCAGGAGAACGACCTCCTGCTCTTCAAATGCAGTGGCAATGGCTCCTTTGATGTACTCATATTTGACCCTAGCGGCTGCGAGAAGGTTTCATGTTTCTTTGCCAATAAAAAGGGTACCAGTATGCACAAACAGTTCACCAACATTGTGGGTCAACAAGGTGAAGAACATTGCATGTTGAGCGATTCGGAAGAAGCTAGCATGCCGCTGTCGGAGCCGGTTGGGCGTCCTCACAAGGCCTCTACTTCAAAGAAACCAAGTAAGCAAAGTCAATACAAGTTTGCAGCATCTCCTCACAGCTTGCTCTTGTGTGGCATTGACGAT ACTGAATCTCCAAAGAACAACAACTATTTTCTTAAGAACGAGGcggtggaggaagaagaggaaagtgaTGACCACCACACTGAatccgactactactactactcaagGTTTGCGAATTGCCTGACTGAAGATGAACGAGAGGAAATATTCGGGCTG ATCGTCCCCAGCAAATTTGCAGCTGATCATCTCGAGGGTAGATCACATGAGATGCTGCTTCTCAGGCCCAACAGAAAAGAGAAATGGTATCTGAAGTACTACCACGGGAGCGTCACCCGAGGCTTCAACTGCCGGCGCTGGAGCAAGTTTGTTCGTGACAATAGGCTGCGCGAGGGCTACGTCTGCGTCTTCGAGCTGATGAAAGGCGCGAGGAAGGCGACGATGACCGTTCACGTCCTTCGCAAGGCAGATGGCAAGTTTGTTCTACTGGGCTGA
- the LOC119307568 gene encoding uncharacterized protein LOC119307568 isoform X1, which translates to MAWRGAASRTVLAAVRRPAPSAAVGGLRAPPPFAAPRRRIPSPFPPSHSTSPLGAARPLAAMMGSPLTAAVVLGRMTAHPSASARACCELSQGTLLFRRTCQDR; encoded by the exons ATGGCGTGGCGCGGCGCTGCGTCCCGCACCGTTCTTGCCGCGGTCCGCCGCCCGGCACCCTCCGCCGCGGTCGGCGGCCTCCGCGCCCCTCCTCCCTTCGCGGCCCCGCGCCGccggatcccttcccccttccccccctCCCACTCCACCTCCCCGCTCGGGGCCGCACG GCCCCTGGCGGCCATGATGGGGTCGCCGCTGACGGCGGCGGTCGTGCTAGGGCGGATGACGGCGCACCCGTCGGCCAGCGCCCGGGCCTGCTGCGAGCTCTCCCAGGGTACCCTCCTTTTCCGCCGTACTTGTCAGGATCGCTAA